Below is a window of Candidozyma auris chromosome 3, complete sequence DNA.
TGTGGGGGCTGCTAGGCTGTTCACGTCTTCAGcggcttctttgaaggaaacGCTTCAAAAAATCACCAGATACGCTAGGAAGAAGGACCATACGGTATACCGTGAGGGTGACTTGCGTCCATCAAGAAATGTGCCTCGTTACAAGAAGCTCTATCCCGAATACGACTACGAAACgatgttcttcaaaagacaaaaCAGAGGGCTCTTTGCTGgtttgcaaagaaggtCCCACAGATACGAGACGGAAAGTAAAGTCAAGACACTCATTCATCAGGTTCCCAACGTGGTAAAGGCCAAACTATGGTCAGAGACGTTGAGACGTAGAATTCCAACGAGAATTACCACCACAGCATTGAGAACGATaacaaaagaaggtggGTTAGACAACTACTTGCTCAAGCTGACATCTCTGAGGATCAAGACGATGGGGTTGAAGGGATGGAGATTGAGGTACGATATCTTGAAGCGAaaggagatcgaggagAACTCTCAGGGGCTCAATGAAACCGTTTATCACATTTCAAAGTCaggcaagaaaatcatcgTGGGCAGAAACAGGCTTCTCCAATTATTGTACCCTTACGTCTACAGAGACAGCTACGAGCCTATTGCATGGAACGACTTCCTCAAGAACCACACTGTGTTGACCACCGAggagcttgtggagaaatTGGAACGCTACAACCACGATTTTTCGGAAATCACCGTTTGAACCCCTCCCACTTGTAAATATTAGCATGAATAGACATACGACTGACAGACGTTGTGGTAAGAAGTTGGTGGCAGTCACATGTGGTCACGTGCGCATTACTGTAGCGAAAGGGATGCGCGCCCTACTAACAAAATCCCAGGGCAGGCATACTATGTGGTCGCACTAACAACCTAGCCTTATGTGATTAGAGTACTTCCTCGCCTTCTCTGCAGGCCGGCCCCAGACCCTCACGAAAATTTTTCCCTGTGCAACTaaaatcttctccttcttctcgtaACTAAATAGACAAAAATGGCTAGATCTGGTATGTTTGCCACCGTCGAAAGCTTCGTGATGAGCTCAAATGCAAGCAGGTGAAAGAAGCGTTGAAAATGAATGTTCAATAAGCGCCATCAAGCCTTCTTGAAGGCCCCTTCGAGATTAGAAATAAAGACACCAGCTCCAAGTCCAACCACAAACCGCTATTTCATTGAAAGTGAGCATGAATCAAAGCTCAATACTGTCATAAAATGAAAAGTCCTCAACGAATGTGAATCAAGATAAAGTGTCAAACTGATAATCCATCTGAGTCTCTCCGAAGTCATAGAATCCACATTTCCCGCCTGCCAGCTCATCCTCCTTATTTTCACTCCATACTAACAATTAGGTATTGCTGTCGGTTTGAACAAGGGCCACAAGGTCAACGCTAAGGAGGTTGCTCCAAAGATCTCCCAGAGAAAGGGCGCCCTTTCCCAGAGAACCAAGTTCGTCAGAAGCATTGTGTCTGAGGTTTCCGGCTTGGCTCCATACGAGAGAAGATTGATCGAGTTGATCAGAAACGCCGGTGAGAAGAGagccaagaagttggccaagaagagattgggTACTCACAAGAGAGCTCTCAGAAAGGTTGAGGAGATGAACCAGATCATTGCTGAGTCCAGAAGACACTAAGCGCTCATACTTCATACTGTAATGCTAATAACTGAAAAGAAACGTGTAGATTGTAACAGGATGTCTCCAGGTACATAAATCATCGATTTTAGTCGGACTAACATTACCTCTTCCCTACTTATGAGCCGCGCACACATAGACTACATacatcttcaacctcaTACTACTACTAACAATCCGTTATGTTTGGCTTGACCTCCGTGCTTAGGCGTTCACTTCCAACCGTGAATCCTTTTAGGGCTCATGTTACGCCTCTCGCAAGCCTTATGCTTAAGCAACAGCAGCTCACGGGGGCTTTTTCGGCGTTGAGAACTCTTAAGACGAGAACTtcagtgaagaagttttgTAAGGACTGTTACATGGTCAGAAGAAAGGGAAGAGTGTATGTCTACTGCAAATCAAACGGAAAGCATAAGCAGAGACAGGGTTGATGAGATCGCTTGTCGCTGGTGTCCTAGCATTTTCCATCTGTACATAGAAGTCATCGTCTAGAATGCATGTCATTATCGTGATATATGTAATGTATTTGGTTACCTCTGAAAAGAGCTACTGCCATCAGCTGAAGCTTGTGCTGCGAGCTTCACCGCTCTTGTGGTTGGCGTTAATGAAGACCGCTGAGAAACACTCCCTGAACTGCGACTAGACCCCATCGGTTGACTCCTTCGCTGGATCTGCTGTGGGTTGAGGTGAAATGAACTGTGTTCATTCGAATCTCCGTGGCGTGACATCAGAGGACTGGAGGATGACGACGTCTGGAGTAATGCTTCTTGCCAGAGCCGGTTCACAAGCATGGACGCCTTATCGTCACGATTCTCTCTCTCGCTAGCAAATTCCTCAAACTTATTTGCGTTTAACACTTGTGAATGAACAGACGCCGATGCGCTCTTCGAGAGATTGGTGTTCTTTTGCACGTGGATCCCTTTCAAGTTGGCATCGTACTTTTCCAACCTATTCAAAGACTCTGCCACAGGGTTGAGGTGTCGTCTTACATTGAGGTATTCTCGATTCAACCTTTCATACTCTGTTCGTGACCTCACAGATCCTTGCTGATGGCCGCTTTGAATGAGATACAAAAGGTTCGTGACGTTACCTGGATCTCCTGTGTTAGGACCTTCACTTTCACTCGGCAGAGGTCCTAATTGAGCACCAGGCGTTTGAGGGTTCTGTGGTCGAGCTTGATCTCTTACGTTGGTTGTGCT
It encodes the following:
- a CDS encoding mitochondrial 54S ribosomal protein bL28m, yielding MNPFRTSVGAARSFTSSAASLKETLQKITRYARKKDHTVYREGDLRPSRNVPRYKKLYPEYDYETMFFKRQNRGLFAGLQRRSHRYETESKVKTLIHQVPNVVKAKLWSETLRRRIPTRITTTALRTITKEGGLDNYLLKSTSSRIKTMGLKGWRLRYDILKRKEIEENSQGLNETVYHISKSGKKIIVGRNRLLQLLYPYVYRDSYEPIAWNDFLKNHTVLTTEELVEKLERYNHDFSEITV
- the RPL39 gene encoding 60S ribosomal protein eL36 — its product is MARSGIAVGLNKGHKVNAKEVAPKISQRKGALSQRTKFVRSIVSEVSGLAPYERRLIELIRNAGEKRAKKLAKKRLGTHKRALRKVEEMNQIIAESRRH